In the genome of Phragmites australis chromosome 9, lpPhrAust1.1, whole genome shotgun sequence, the window TGTGTAAACAAACTCCTTTCAGTTTAGGCTTGAACCTTTTCAGTATCCATGTCTATGTAACATCATCTGATGATTATCAGTAAGCATTACAGCTTACTGCTCTTAATTTTCTCCTACATCTTACATATGGAATGTGCTGAAAATGTACTAGgatattttacaaaattaggGAGAGTAACACCATTAAAGTCCAAAATCCAAACAAAGTCTCTACAAACAAGAATTctgtttttctcatttttttaaaaaaaagaaaataattttgggACCTCTGTTTGGTTCTTTCTATCCCTGTACATGTTGTGTTACTATATTTCAGACTTCCAGTTGAATGAATCTTGGAGAATTGACAAAAAGAAATAAGTGAAAGTGGAAACAGATGAAGGGAAAAAAAGTTGCAGAATCTCTGAGCGTCCAGTCTAATCATGTCCAAGCATCCAGCGTGCATGCTCGCGGACCATGCTTTTTAGCGCCTCTCTTCAAGTCAATTAGAATTACAGACAGAATAATTTGAcatttgaaaataaataaactaaataAGATTCTCTCCCCTTGCTGTAGATCAGCAATAATAGCAACCCGCTGCGTTTTGTTCCTTTTTTCTTCACGTTTAAACTGGGTTTTATATAGAACGTTGGAATCGACATGAGTTCTGCAAGAAAAAATAATGACGCCTCTACAGTTTGTATTGAAATCCTCCTCTGGAACCAAGAAGCCCTTTCGCTTGTCTGGCTTTGTCATCCAGTtagcaaaacaaaaaaagataaTTAAGGAGCTATAATTTGTCACTCCATTTGTTGGCAGTTTAGCATTCCATCCGATGTATCATTGACGTCCTGATCCTGGAGACTAAAATTTCAGAGAAGAAATAGGATGGCAAATCTTGAAATGCTACTAGATAGAGTACTGGAAAATCCTCAGTTTTTCTTGTGTAACTTAACGATGAAATTTACGAATCGTTAGGATTTCATCAATCAATACTAAATCAGGTATGACTTATGAGCTGCCTCACCAGTACTATACTCAACATGATCTACAAATAGTCAAACATCAAATAATTTTAGGAAAAATTGGTTTCTTGATACCAAAAGAACCCGATTTTAGGAATATACCACTAATTTTTCTCTGTTCTCTTGTTTACCATTGAAAGGTTACACCGTTTACAAATATACCACTCCATTCACTTCTGttacagttttttttaattttttaattttttttatccagTCAATAAGATGAAATGTCATCTCTACCCTCGTAGCCATTCATTTCAGATCGTTTCTGTCACCAGCCAGCAACCGATCTGCTACTTCCATTGCCATCCGAGCGCCATGAATACGATCGGCAGCTCCACTTGAATCTGAGCACTATGAATTCGATCTGCTACTCCCACTTGAATCCCGATCTGCATTAGAGGGAGGAACCGACAACCTTATTGCCCTGGCCTCATGGGATGCGAATGATCGAGGAGAAGGTCCCACTACAGATGGGCGGAGGCGGCTTGGCTGCGTCGAAGATGAAGCCGACGACCTTGCTGCCATGGCATGGTGGGAGGCAAATGGGTGGAGGAGAAGGCCCGAGGCGGATTGGCGGGGGACCGGCACGGACGAGCGGAGGTGGCTTGGCTGCATCGAAGGCGAAGTCAATGACCCTATGGCCATGGTGTCATGGGAAGCAACGGGTGGAGGAGAAGATCCCGAGCTGGATTGATGGGTGATCGGTGCTGGACGGGTGGAGGTGGCCTGGCTGCGATGGACGGGGGGAGGCTCTTGGTTCCCTTTTTTTTGACCGGCAGCGTTTGCTTTGATGAACATGGAAGAGGGACAGGGGTAACAAAGTCCAAATTGACGCCGTTAATAGTCGAATTGGACTgagtgatatatttttaaacGGCGCAAACTTTCGATGGTACATAAGTGAATCGGAAAAGTTTGATGGTATATTTCTAGAACAGTCATCTTTCGGtgtcatgaaactaattttccCATAATTTTATTACTATCATGGTACCACTAGTACACCGTCAGTTTTTATCTAACGACGGCATAAGGAACCAGCTAGATCATGCATGTTGCAAGCACAGATCCGCAGGATATTCCCGGTTATTCATCTCCTAGGATTTACTAATATTTCATTCATTCATTGTACACTGCCACACGTATGAATGTCGACATATTGTATACAAGTGAGACCACCTGCTCTTAAAGAAAATTGCGTTTGAATTTGCATGTAATGTCATGTATGCAAGTGGTAGCAATATACAAATACACCAGCCTGGGGATTGACTTGCGGTTGCCCCATCCAATCGCCTGCTTTGTTTAGAGTTAAACCACTGCACAAATTAAAATTAGCTCTTGCAGTGCAGGTGCTGGACACTCTACTTTACTCCTGGTCTGAACTTTCCATGGTAATCAAAGTCAGAACCAGCTGTATGtatttatgtatgtatgatgaTGATGTCTTGCAAATGTGGGCATGGCGTAGCGACAGGGCGATCTTACTTAAAGAAATGCATATATGAGGCCAGATCATGGTCAAGTTCTATTCCAGGGAGTTTCAGCGTTCTGAATTCTGATCAGCAATTTGTTGCATCTCACTGTGTCTGCACTGCCAATTGGTTAATTTGAAGTGGAGTTTCTATCCCATGGAGAGGGAGTCTAGATCATACGGCCACACAGCATTCACGATTTTCTAATTGGCAACTGGACTCAACTACTCATGTGAAGTTTCAGTGATGCATGATGGCATGAGGCATCCTGACTAACCAACCAATGGTTCCTATCTTATTCCTTGAGGATCCACATGATGAAATCAAACAGTCATATATCTTTATCAGATATTGCTCAACCCTTTGATGAGAAGATGAGAGAAGAAACATGAAACAAATAAAAGGTATGACTTTCCATCTCTCGGATAGACAGACAGGGACAAAAGCTTTTGGTGTCCCTTGATCCTTTGCAATTAAGAATTGGGGTTTGATTAGAAAGTCAATGGTTTTTAGCTAAGTGAAAACTAAGCAATTTTTGGTGTAGACGCTAGCTATTGTACTCttttgatgccaaattttcTTAATATATTAATGATAAATCATCATCACTATTGGTTGTTACTGCTAATCTTAACGATTTTCGCATATAGTGTCATTTGAGCATGAATTGCAAAATCAATAGAAAAGATGACGAAATCAGATAAATTTGGATTTCATTGGAAAAGAAGCAACCATTCACCAAATGTGGGCCACCTAGGACCTAGACCAGGAGGTTGCCATGCAGCACTGGGTCTAGTGCAATGTGGCACTAATTTCTAGGATGCCCTCTTGGCCCATCTAGGGTCAGTTTTTCCTCTCGTGCAAGTCTTTTAGAAGTTGCCACAACCCATCGCTAGAGATATTTTGAAAGCATCAATATGGGATCTTATCCTCATAAGTCTCTCTTAGAAAAACTACTGTCATTAGGACCATATAAAAACCTTATAATATATTCTAGAAGAGAGAAGTGGCCTAATAGGAGGCGGTGGCCACCAACGCAAGGGGTGGTGTGTGCCACATGACACCACACCCTGTGCCAGGCGGCAACCCTAGGTTTAGCCCCTAGCGGCCGCAACCGCCTTACAACACTATAAAAGGGGACACCCTCTACACATTCCAGGCATCGAAGATCTTAAGTCCAATGCCAATCTCAATGGAACTCACACTGCCTTAGCTATAGTTGTCTAAGCTAGTCAGGGGCGGAGCTACTATAATTCAAGGGTATTCAACTGAATACCCAttatttttggtaattttttGATACATATAGATGATAGTTGACAAATATTTTGATATCTATGTTGTAAGTTTTGAGCGCCAATAGACAATAAAAAATCCTCCCGCACAGGAAGCACCCACCCTATGCCCAATTGCCCCACTCATACCACTCTAACATTCGTAGCCCCATCCCTCAAGTCCATTACGTCATTCCCTAGTTTTGCACCCGCACGATAAAttctcaattttcttttttgaaagcAAATAATTCCCTATCTCACTTTTGTTGATGTTGTTATGATGGTgtagaaaaataatataaatgttaTGGTTGACttttaaaaattgttcaaatgaatttgatcttctAACTCTTGTTTTGGGCCGGTGAACTAGGTCAAATTGTAAATGTTCTATATGCATTAATGTAATGCGTTTCACTACCTTTCATTTAGTATTGGACAATCGGTGggtacaaattttttttttttttacttggcGCTACCTCACACCCATCGCATAGTGTATTATACTAGATTTAATCAAAATAGCTTCTCGCGCTAAAAGCTAAGATTTACGAAAAAAATTCTTTTGCGCTATTGTGCATCGATTAGTGATTacattaaaattaaatatttttaataacttGGAATGCCCATTCTTAAAATCCTGGCTCCGCCACTGAGGCTAGTTAGGATAGTCTAGATGATCAAAGGTCTAATTAGATCAAGGTTCAGAGCCCAATCTAATCACCCTGAAGATCCAATAGTATTTTACTCTTCAAAAACAAAGTCAACTTAGCTGAAGGAAAAAGATAATGGCACAGACAAGAAATCAAAAGGAAGAGATATATCCTGGTCAACTCCATAAACAAACCTTATTAGCTCATGGCAATGTCAACGCCTCCCATTCCCTCTTGCCGCCCATTTTTGCCCCAGCGACTTCGACGCGTTGTCTATCTCTTCTCGTTGTCGTCATGGGTAATCGCGTGGCGAGACTGGCGACGCCGTGCTTCGCAGCAGGCGACGAGGCGCGCGGTCACCACGGTGACGGCTCGGCGGCGGACGTGTACACCACCGCGGCTGCCGATGATGGCAGCAGCATCGGCCATATTCTGAGCTTCGACGGCCGCGAGGGCCCGGCCTTTGCCGGTGCCATCCACGGCGTCTTGCTGCCGTCGAACCAGTCCACGGTGGGCTCCTCCGGCGGCTCCATTCTGTACGATCAGATGTCGTTCTCCGGCTCGTCGTCGTTCGACAGCTCCAACTCGTTCTCCTTCCGGACGCTCCAGCCGCGGGAGTACTCGGGTCCGCTGGAGTACAGCACGTCGCCATCGACGTCGGCGACAACCTCCGGCGTGTCGATATCGCGTCAGCCCCTGCGCACCGACGAGCAAATCCTCGCGGACCTCTACGCGACGCGGCACCGGCGCCAGTGCCAGGCGTCCAAGAGCCCACTTCTCGGCGGCCTCCGCAAGGCCATCGCGTCGGTGCTGCGTGCCGGCCCGTGCGTATCCCCACAGACACAGAGGAAGCAAGACCGCGAGCCTGTCGTTGCGGTCGGCAACGGCGGCAACATCGGCGCGATCAAGAGCAACGGGGAGACGGACGAAGGCGCGGCGAGGGTGCAGTGGGCGCGTGGGAAGGCCGGGGAGGATAGGGTGCACGTCGTTGTGTCGGAGGAGCACGGCTGGATATTCGTCGGCATCTACGATGGATTCAACGGGCCCGACGCCACTGACTACCTCCTCGCCAACCTGTACGCGGCCGTGTGCCGCGAGCTCGACGGCATGCTCGCGGAGGACGAGCTCAATAGGCCCGACGGGCAGCCACCGCGGTGCAACGGCGCCGGGACCGGCCTCAGCGCCGCACAGCACCACCAGGTGCTCGACGCGCTGGCGCACGCGCTGAGGAGCACGGAAGCGGGGTACttcgcggaggcggaggcgcgcGCCTCGGAGAACCCGGAGCTGGCGATGATGGGGTCGTGCGTGCTGGTGGTGCTGACGAAGGGCCCCGACGTGTACGTGATGAACGTCGGGGACAGCCGCGCCGTGCTGGCGCGACAGGCCGAGCCCGACCTGTCTCATGTAGTCATGCCGCGGCAGGACGGGGGCGACCTCTCCGGCGTCAAGGAGGAGATCAAGCGGCAGTTGGACGCGTGCGACATGGGGGAGCTCGCTGCGCTGCAGCTCACCATGGACCACAGCACCAACGTCTACAAGGTGATGAATATAATGATGGTCACCAACCAGTCCATCGTTTGCTCTCACTATGCATGCTTTGTACTAGCAAGCATGCCATCGACTTTCTCACCATGAATCGTGAAGCTTTCATTCTTAATTCTTGCAGGAGACAAGAAGGATAAGGAGTGAGCATCAAGATGATCCAGCCTGCATTGCGAATGGCAGGGTGAAGGGTTCTTTGAAGGTGACAAGAGCATTTGGAGCCGGCTACCTAAAGGAGGTGTGTGTACTGTCCTTAAATTACCCCCTCTGAATAACTGTAAATTAAGCTCAAGTAAGATAGCACGTTCATTGATCCATTGGCTGAAATCCAGTAAAATTCCATTCGCCATTGATCAAAGAGAGTTTGGAATCGCAGCCCAGGTGGAACAAAGCTCTCCTGGAAGTTTTCCGGGTGGACTACATTGGGACATCGCCCTATATCACCTGCCGGCCCTGCCTTCGGCACCATCGCCTTTCCTCACGAGACAAGTTCCTGATCCTCTCTTCCGATGGCCTCTACGATTACTTCACCaacgaggaggtggtggtgcagGTGGAGGCGTTCACCACCAAGTACCCCGATGAAGACCCTGCCAAGTACCTCAGTCATGAGATCCTCCTCCGTGCCGCGAACCAAGCCGGTAACTAATCCTGCGTGTTCTAGAAAAAAatccaaaggaaaaaaaatcatcgaATAAAATAATAATGAGTCTATATGATTGTTTTGTGTGACGATGTAGGAATGGGGTTCCATGAGTTGCTTGAGGTACAACAAGGGGACCGGAGGCGATACCACGATGAtgtctccatcatcatcatctcatTGGAAGGGAAGATATGGAGGTCCTAGGTTTATGGATTAGTCATTTTTTATGACAGGCATTGTAGTGGTAGAGCGCATTATATCGATCCACATAGCACATTGTAAAAAAAAGGATTGACTCCTAAGGAGAGTAGTACACTGAAACATTTTGGCGGCAGTTTCTCTTGTTTGAATTGAGTTGACACAGATCCTTAATTTTAGCTTCCAAGGAATACAGGATATATTTTGCATACACCACATTCAACCAATTAATACAACCTCTCTATAAAAAAGCCCAGCCCATGCCCTCGCTGGCGGGCCACACGACCAAGAACGCCGCACCCACAAGGCCCAAGCTGATTGGCTATGCCCTCGGCTTTTCACTTCCCCGCTCTGCTGCCGTCTACGTCGTCGCCCTTGCTTCTCACAAGTTtttattatttaatatttttaaatcaaaaaatgcagatatatacatatgttttgaaaaaattgcaaaccCTATGGCTACATGTCACCCTTCCATGGGTGACAAGTacctataaattttttaatggccCGTCTTCCGCATCGCCCTTGCTTCTCATgagtttttattattttatatttttaaatcaaaaactgcaggtatatacatacattttgaaaaaattgcaaaccCTATGGCTACATGTCGCTCTTCCAATGAGCGACAggtacatataatttttttaatggaatTAGGAATGgttttaaattagaaaattcTGTTTTTTAGACTGGATtgtttttgagatatttgaCATCGCAATGATGACAAAACCATTGCTTAGAGTCCTATGTTGCAATGCTGACATTGGATTGAAGTTGGAAATATAAATTGTATGTAGGATACTAACATAATAGAATAGATGTGCATAATATCCGATAAAAGCAACATACTCATTAAAGTAATCCCTAAATCCTAAATGTGCCCCCGCTTCGAAACGATCTCCATATGCTCATACGGTTTTGACACCTGGTAACCTCGTGCTCTCACGTGGTCCACTGAGTATGAGAGTGGGTCGAGCGGGACGGCTATCCACGAAGGTCGGTTGCTGGGAGCTGGCATCGCGTAGTCATCCTAGGTCTGTTGTGTGCCTACGGGAGGTGTGACGCTTAAATGGGAGTCTCCATTCTCCTCCTGTGTATGACTCGGCCTGAGGAAGGTGTCAAAGCTAGCCGAGTAGTCCGTGGTACCCTCCTTGATGACCTTCTCTAGGTACCCCATCGTCGCTTGTATGTcatcaaaaaaattattaatctCTGCATATGGTTTGCAGAGCAAAACATGTTAACAACAATTACGAATGAGAAATTAATGAAGTACATAATGTATTATTGGCATAATTACATATATCTTCGGCACTAGCGTAAGACGGCTTGGAGGAGATACCGCCGTAGTGCTCGCCAGAACTAGTGTAAGATGGTCTGGAGGAGCTACCGTCGTAATGCTCACCGGCACCGGTGTAAGACGGTTTGGAGGAGTGACCACCGTAGTGCTAACCGGCACCAGTGTAAGATGACCCATAGTAGCCGCCGCCGTAGTGCTTAGTGTACGTCGTATGTAGTGACGGGTGAGGCCTAGACATGAACGTTGCTAAGGGGTAAGGACTCGAAGCAGCGATCGTCATCATCATAGAGGGGTGAGTGGGTCGAATAGGAGGCGTCTGATTCGGTCGAGTAGTGGGTGGTCGATGAGCAATGTCCACAGCGGACCTTGAAGTGAGCATCTTCATGATCTTGTGTGTCTTCTCGTAGATCTTGTGGAACACCCTACATATCAGTGTATAGCCACTCGATGTTAGTATCAGCCTTCACTCCTATCTGGTGCACGATGTCCCTATGCGAACAAATGTTTACGTAGGTTGGCACAAATTCTTTGTAAGTTAGATTTAGGATATAATTATTGTTGATGTCAAAGAAACGTACCGTCAATGAGCAAGCCTAGTCTAATATAAAAAACTTTGGTCTAATATTACTAAATTCTAGATCTGATATTTAAACTATGTCCAAAATTAGATCTGATGTCTGACCTAACTGGTTTAgacaaaaaatattaatatcaGAATATTTATCTCCAACACTGAAGGATTCAAGTAGGACTTCGCCACTCTCCCCACCCTTCCCACCCtttcctctcccctctctttaCGCTGACTGCAAATAAACCAAATGGGCCAGTAGCTTGTGGAGAGGCTAGTCACgccaatttatattttatagaaTAACCTATCACCTATTATAACCATTGCCTCAGCCACCCGTTAGAAAGTCGCTGAcaataaaaaatcatagatttgtaatttttcaaaatagaagtatatatttgtaatttttcaaaatagaagtatatatttgtaattttttatttaaaaaataaaaaaaaatccactgcTCACGAACTGCCCCTCTGGTGGCGCCGCCGCGCTGCTCCTCGCGCTCTCCTACTGCGCCTCCCCGTGCCACCCGcaacctcctctccctcctccgccCTCGTCGAGCTCACCATCTTTCGCCGCGCCGAGGAGAAGGGCGCGCGTCAGTTCCCACTCCCCACTTCCCCTGCCGTTTTCAAATTCCAGCACAGCACTGGCTAATCAACCAGCCATTAGTATGCTGCTACGAGTTGTGTTTAATCAGGATTCCGTCTCGGGGGGTTttgcagtgtgcttggatgggAGCTCGCCCGGGTACCATTTGCAGAGAGGGTCTGGGAGTGGATCGCAGAGCTGGCTCATCCACTTGGAGGTAGGTCAAGTTTTCAGTCGAGTACAGATTTTGATACAAACTCGTGCACTTGTTCCTCTCCAAGTTTGTTTGGACAATGCATGCGTTGTGAATCTGAAATTCAGGTACCAAAATGTGTTTACAAGTAACAACTGGCTGTCGCTTATGCTGTTTCATAATGATAGGCTCACGATTTGGTTATTTGTGTATTCATGAAATGGAAGACCTAGAATGGTTTTTGCAAAGCCTATGCTTCGGTCCATACATTTATGTAGCAGTGTGATTGGTTACGTACAAATGGAGCACCATAGGGCTTTTCATTCGCAGCGAAACATAGTGTTGTGGTATCCGTAATTAGCGTCATCATGTTTTTCCAATGGATACTTGCTAACTGATCTGGGAAGTGATACTTTCCACTACAATATAATTGTCTGTTGTTGCAGTGCTTCTGTTTCCTGAACTCTATGTTTCGTGAACTTGGGTGGCGGTTGGTGCCGTAATCTGAAGTCATGTGTCTCACGTAAGAAATCGATGTTGGGTTCATCCCAGTAAATGGAACGCCAGGTTGAGTTTGCCGGGATCTTGAGCGATGATAAATCTCAGAACCCTGGTGTTGAAGTTTCCTGTCCATCAGATGTTTGTTCCCTTTCTTTATGACGTGTTTCTGCGTCCAAATTGCAATATTGCACACATTAGTATATCTTCAGACTGCAATACTCTGCCTGCAgcaaagtttttttcttttttgaaacaaCGGCAGGAGCTCTGTCGATTTTATTagactagaaggaaaaaagagtcctgagaggaaagagaaaaaagaagaagcaaacaaCAGGGCCCTCCCTACAAAGGCCATAAAGCTCAGCTAAAAACTCCAACTACAGGGGGCCTGAGGGGATTGCCCTGAGAGAAACTCTGCTCAAAGGCAGCTACTGGCATGCGCCCAGTATCGACCTGAAACCTACACCTCAACGCAATAACATAGCCCTGTGAAACTCTTCAAGATGGTCCGATGTTTTCTGAGCTACTTGGAGAGCGTCTGttgatttgttttgaaaaattctaCGATTTCTCTCCTTCCAAATGTTCCACCAAAAGATTATAATCACGCCGTTGAAATCTCATCTCAGTTGCTTATCGATTTTGTTTGATGCTGCCTTCCACCAATTGCTCAGAGTTTAGAACTGAGAGAATGGCGGCATGCCGTTTAGACTTAGTCTTTGAGAGATAAGCAACCAAACTTTCTTTGTGAAAATGCAATCTTTGCACAGATGTATTGGGGTTTCATCTTCTTGATCACATAGAGGGCATATTCGATTCCGGGGCCAACCTCTTTTCGCCAAATTATCTGTAGtaagaattttattttacaagAGAATCCATGAGAAAAGTTTGCATTTTTGTTCGGTTCTTGCTTTCCATACTTGTTGCATGTTGTGCTTCTTTGTTAGCCCCACAAATTGAATTTTGTATGCACTTTAGGTGGAGTATTTGTCATTTGTCATCCATCTCCAGGTTAAGGTATCTTTTATACCTGGCTATAGCATTACGCCTCTAAAATGTGTCCACAAGCTTGTAATTTGGTTAAGTTCTTCATTGATCTCAATAGACTCGATGTAACCAATCCATCAGTGATCAGTAAGGTCATCCTTGACTGTAAAATTTTTTCTTCTAGATTTTGCATAAATGAGTGACGCGATGTTTCTTGGGGCTTGTCCCTAGAGTCAACTTGGTTGCCAAAAGCAAGGCATTGGAAGGCCCTTCCAAGGTTTATCTTCATCTTGCCACTCATACCAAAGCCAACGTAATCTGAGGGCCCTTGAAAATTTGTGCAATTTCTGGATTCCTAAGCCTCCTAATTCCTTTGGCTTGGTGACTATTGCCCAATTAACAAGACAATGGCC includes:
- the LOC133929722 gene encoding putative protein phosphatase 2C 46, with the translated sequence MGNRVARLATPCFAAGDEARGHHGDGSAADVYTTAAADDGSSIGHILSFDGREGPAFAGAIHGVLLPSNQSTVGSSGGSILYDQMSFSGSSSFDSSNSFSFRTLQPREYSGPLEYSTSPSTSATTSGVSISRQPLRTDEQILADLYATRHRRQCQASKSPLLGGLRKAIASVLRAGPCVSPQTQRKQDREPVVAVGNGGNIGAIKSNGETDEGAARVQWARGKAGEDRVHVVVSEEHGWIFVGIYDGFNGPDATDYLLANLYAAVCRELDGMLAEDELNRPDGQPPRCNGAGTGLSAAQHHQVLDALAHALRSTEAGYFAEAEARASENPELAMMGSCVLVVLTKGPDVYVMNVGDSRAVLARQAEPDLSHVVMPRQDGGDLSGVKEEIKRQLDACDMGELAALQLTMDHSTNVYKETRRIRSEHQDDPACIANGRVKGSLKVTRAFGAGYLKEPRWNKALLEVFRVDYIGTSPYITCRPCLRHHRLSSRDKFLILSSDGLYDYFTNEEVVVQVEAFTTKYPDEDPAKYLSHEILLRAANQAGMGFHELLEVQQGDRRRYHDDVSIIIISLEGKIWRS